A stretch of the Syntrophales bacterium genome encodes the following:
- a CDS encoding helicase-related protein, giving the protein MRKSAFITNAPEATLKKRISQLIEHSEELKFLVGFFYFSGWREVAGSLAGRDDIIVKILVGLEVDGTLGRIVEHGPASGSLTNEDKAERFFDSLKVALNDEELDSEDFYSQVRFFLDLVDGNRLLIRRTADPNHAKLYLFKIQEHLRGIADTKFITGSSNLTRAGILEQNEFNVEIGDYGTQEAEEYFDALWESAVPITENDSRRGRLLDIVKNRTQAAEVTPFEAYALILKTYAELQEQKTVKPLVIRLLESGGYRVYSYQIDAVNQALTVLENYNGVVIADVVGLGKSVIAGMVAKNLGRRGMIICPPSLIGDPNGKSGWKKYVHDFKLYDWEVRSSGDLENVAEYLQDQGRDIEVVIVDEVHRFRNQDTTGYEHLSVICKNRKTILLTATPFNNTPADIFALLKLFIVPGKSKISLDENLEARFSHYQYLFFRLSFISKNWNSANAEKKTRAERFYKELIGELPIDLRLVKTRAHTLSMRIRATLQPVMIRRNRLDLINDPVYGEEVEELSKVENPRELFFELSKEQSAFYDRVIEEYFGENGRFTGAIYQPFSYESVKDTEEMDELENRAFQQQRNLYDFMRRLLVKRFESSFGSFRRSVENFIRVHRCVQEFIDNSGGRYILDRKLVERSYDLDPDEIDKMLEEFAIALEAERRPRNDRIYDVNAFERKEEFMVDIASDLSLFVEIAKEIDQLSLVENDPKGERLVKEIGDILNESQNGAEPPRKVILFSEYVDTVKHLEPMLQDAFPGQVLSVQGSLNGQLLEEILANFDASVKKRNQKDDYRILLTSDKLSEGFNLNRAGAIINYDIPWNPTRVIQRLGRINRIGAKVFEKLRIFNFFPTEQGSTVVRSREIAGNKMFLIHNTLGEDSKIFDVDETPVPSELFTRISRNPEESEEEGILTRIRRELSLIEKEHPDVIRRIKDLPSRVKTAKNAEKYGLVICRRKSLGFFVSLLEGESDTDPESILFEECLPLIQCGYSEPRLEMSSLFWSNYEKMKNYSEVLRSSASDTSLETKAMSNLKTAQRHFGSELEEDLPFIRTLIRDLRDFRTLPKFTLRRFAELDIKLGKTGEVQRLKDELAFLRRHLGDDYLDGIERNLGSLKSEIVVAVENWAVAVD; this is encoded by the coding sequence GATTTCACAACTGATCGAACACAGCGAAGAGCTGAAATTTCTGGTCGGATTCTTCTACTTTTCCGGTTGGCGGGAAGTCGCGGGTTCTCTGGCGGGCCGCGATGACATCATCGTCAAGATATTGGTGGGGCTTGAAGTCGATGGCACTCTGGGGCGCATCGTCGAGCACGGTCCAGCCTCCGGCAGCCTTACCAACGAGGATAAGGCCGAGCGGTTCTTCGACTCTCTCAAGGTAGCCCTAAACGATGAAGAACTGGATTCGGAGGATTTCTATAGTCAGGTCCGCTTCTTCCTGGATCTTGTTGATGGCAACCGCCTTCTGATTCGCAGGACGGCCGACCCGAACCACGCCAAACTCTATCTTTTCAAGATCCAGGAACACCTTAGAGGAATAGCCGATACAAAATTCATTACCGGAAGCAGCAACCTCACTCGGGCTGGGATACTCGAACAGAACGAATTCAACGTGGAGATAGGAGATTACGGCACCCAGGAGGCCGAAGAGTATTTCGACGCCCTCTGGGAGAGCGCGGTCCCGATTACCGAAAACGATTCAAGACGGGGCAGGCTTTTGGATATCGTCAAAAATCGGACCCAGGCCGCGGAAGTAACCCCGTTCGAGGCTTATGCGCTTATTCTGAAAACCTATGCGGAACTCCAGGAGCAGAAAACAGTGAAACCACTGGTGATCAGGCTGCTGGAGTCGGGGGGGTATCGTGTTTATTCCTACCAGATAGATGCTGTCAACCAGGCGCTTACTGTCCTGGAGAATTATAACGGCGTGGTCATTGCCGATGTTGTCGGCCTTGGCAAATCGGTTATTGCGGGAATGGTGGCCAAAAATCTTGGTCGAAGAGGCATGATCATATGCCCGCCAAGTCTTATAGGTGATCCCAACGGGAAATCGGGGTGGAAGAAATATGTCCACGATTTCAAACTTTACGATTGGGAAGTTAGATCGTCCGGCGATCTTGAAAATGTCGCAGAGTATCTCCAGGATCAGGGAAGAGATATAGAAGTAGTTATTGTCGACGAGGTCCATCGCTTCCGCAACCAGGACACGACAGGATACGAGCATCTCAGCGTTATCTGCAAGAACCGGAAAACAATCCTTCTGACGGCAACACCTTTCAACAACACACCGGCTGATATTTTTGCTCTCTTGAAGCTCTTTATTGTTCCTGGAAAATCCAAAATTTCGCTGGATGAGAACCTGGAGGCCCGTTTCTCCCATTACCAGTATCTTTTCTTTAGACTCTCCTTTATCAGCAAAAACTGGAACTCTGCAAATGCCGAGAAAAAAACCAGAGCGGAGCGCTTCTACAAGGAACTGATAGGGGAACTCCCGATCGACTTGAGACTTGTCAAAACCCGCGCCCATACACTCTCAATGCGGATTCGGGCGACTCTTCAGCCCGTAATGATCCGAAGAAACAGGCTGGACTTGATAAATGATCCTGTCTATGGAGAAGAAGTCGAAGAGCTTTCAAAAGTAGAAAACCCCAGGGAGCTCTTTTTTGAACTTTCAAAGGAACAGTCGGCTTTCTATGATCGAGTTATCGAAGAGTATTTTGGAGAAAATGGAAGGTTTACCGGAGCGATTTACCAGCCCTTCAGCTATGAAAGCGTAAAAGATACCGAGGAGATGGACGAACTCGAAAACCGGGCCTTCCAGCAGCAACGGAACTTGTACGACTTTATGCGCCGTTTGCTTGTAAAGCGCTTTGAGAGTTCATTCGGTTCTTTCAGACGAAGCGTCGAAAACTTTATCAGAGTTCATCGTTGCGTCCAGGAATTTATTGATAATTCCGGAGGCAGGTATATCCTGGACAGGAAACTCGTGGAGCGCAGTTACGACCTTGACCCCGATGAAATCGACAAGATGCTTGAAGAATTCGCGATAGCCCTGGAGGCAGAGCGAAGACCCAGGAACGACAGAATTTACGATGTTAACGCCTTTGAACGTAAGGAGGAGTTCATGGTCGATATTGCCTCCGACCTTTCTCTTTTCGTGGAGATTGCTAAAGAGATCGATCAATTGAGCCTTGTTGAAAACGACCCAAAAGGAGAAAGACTGGTAAAAGAGATAGGAGATATCCTGAACGAATCTCAAAATGGCGCGGAACCACCTCGCAAAGTCATACTATTCTCTGAATATGTTGATACTGTAAAACACCTTGAGCCCATGCTTCAGGACGCTTTTCCGGGACAAGTCCTCTCTGTGCAGGGCAGTTTAAATGGACAGCTACTTGAGGAGATTCTTGCGAACTTCGATGCCAGCGTTAAAAAGAGGAACCAGAAGGATGATTATCGAATCCTCCTTACCAGTGACAAACTGTCCGAAGGGTTCAATTTGAATAGGGCGGGGGCCATCATCAACTACGACATTCCCTGGAACCCGACGCGCGTGATACAGCGCCTGGGCCGGATAAACAGGATCGGCGCCAAAGTCTTCGAAAAATTGCGGATATTCAACTTCTTCCCAACGGAACAGGGCTCTACTGTAGTCAGGAGCAGGGAAATTGCGGGAAATAAGATGTTCCTTATACACAACACACTGGGCGAGGATTCAAAAATATTCGATGTTGATGAAACCCCGGTGCCATCCGAACTCTTCACCAGGATCAGCCGCAACCCCGAAGAATCAGAAGAGGAAGGTATATTAACCAGGATCCGTCGCGAACTCAGCCTCATAGAAAAGGAACACCCGGACGTGATTCGGCGTATAAAAGACCTTCCCTCACGGGTGAAAACCGCAAAAAATGCAGAAAAGTACGGACTTGTTATATGCAGAAGAAAATCCCTGGGGTTCTTTGTTTCTCTTCTTGAAGGAGAAAGTGATACTGACCCGGAATCCATACTTTTTGAAGAGTGTCTGCCCCTTATCCAGTGCGGGTATTCTGAACCAAGGCTTGAGATGAGCTCTCTCTTCTGGTCTAACTACGAGAAGATGAAAAACTATTCGGAGGTTCTGCGTTCAAGCGCTAGTGATACGTCTCTTGAAACAAAAGCAATGTCCAACCTTAAAACCGCTCAGAGACACTTTGGTAGCGAGTTGGAGGAAGATCTACCTTTCATCAGAACCCTTATTCGTGATCTGAGGGATTTTCGGACCCTCCCCAAATTTACCTTAAGGCGTTTCGCCGAACTTGACATTAAGCTTGGCAAAACTGGAGAAGTCCAGCGGCTAAAGGATGAATTAGCCTTTTTGCGACGGCACCTTGGGGATGATTACCTCGATGGAATTGAAAGGAACCTCGGTTCTCTGAAAAGCGAAATCGTCGTGGCTGTGGAAAATTGGGCAGTGGCGGTAGATTAG